From the Gemmatimonadota bacterium genome, one window contains:
- a CDS encoding GPP34 family phosphoprotein: MLRFAEEIMLLMLDDDGKFVSVPDRLLRYGLAGGVLMDLALENRIDTDVDKLVLVDSTPVDDNLLDPLLADIAASSETHGARYWIEHAVDQADDIRETAIDRLVERGILNREEGQFLWVFRSRRYPTIDGTAEREVKLRIMEVLFSEKIPSPRDVVIINLAHACNLFKEILSARELAQAAERIDQVRKLDLIGQAMSRAISDIELSLTLAVERGYYI, encoded by the coding sequence GTTAAGATTCGCGGAAGAGATCATGCTGCTCATGCTCGACGACGACGGAAAGTTCGTAAGCGTGCCCGACCGCCTGTTACGGTATGGTCTTGCCGGCGGCGTACTGATGGACCTGGCGCTTGAAAACCGCATCGACACCGATGTCGACAAGCTGGTACTCGTGGACTCGACCCCCGTGGATGACAACCTCCTCGACCCCTTGCTCGCGGATATCGCGGCGTCATCAGAAACCCATGGAGCGCGGTATTGGATCGAGCACGCCGTCGACCAGGCTGACGATATCCGGGAAACGGCCATCGACAGGCTCGTGGAACGGGGCATCCTGAACAGGGAAGAAGGTCAGTTCCTCTGGGTATTCCGGTCGCGGCGCTATCCGACCATCGACGGAACGGCCGAGCGCGAAGTCAAACTCCGAATCATGGAAGTGTTGTTCAGCGAAAAAATCCCCAGTCCCCGCGATGTCGTGATCATCAACCTCGCCCACGCGTGCAACCTCTTCAAGGAGATCCTTTCCGCGCGGGAACTCGCACAGGCCGCCGAACGCATCGACCAGGTGCGCAAGCTGGACCTCATAGGCCAGGCCATGTCGAGGGCGATATCGGATATCGAACTGTCGCTTACCCTCGCCGTGGAACGCGGCTACTACATATAG